The Argiope bruennichi chromosome 9, qqArgBrue1.1, whole genome shotgun sequence genome contains a region encoding:
- the LOC129984413 gene encoding DNA-3-methyladenine glycosylase-like, whose amino-acid sequence MDLTNKCGVKRTLSTRLSRRMSQFKKIKSIEESKSKSVSPENFSVVATHITNISSLQLNVNRLNKSFFDQPCIQLAKCLLGKILVRMLPTGNILRGKIVETECYLGTFDVASHSYMGKRTERNEAMFLEPGTAYVYSIYGMYFCFNISSQGEGSAVLIRAIEPLENIHIMKDFRLTKRKNSDLKPKTVMKDKELCNGPSKLCLAFQITKSFNKIDLCTSEDLWLEDGLSIPDCDIIACKRIGIESAGEEWANKPLRFYVKDCIWVSVRNKAAEELHLKDMS is encoded by the coding sequence ATGGATTTAACTAATAAATGTGGAGTTAAAAGAACGCTATCTACACGATTATCTCGAAGAAtgtctcaatttaaaaaaattaaaagcattgagGAAAGTAAATCGAAATCAGTTTCTCCTGAAAATTTCTCTGTTGTAGCTACTCATATTACAAATATAAGTAGTTTGCAGTTAAATGTAAATAGACttaataaatccttttttgaTCAACCATGTATCCAGTTAGCCAAATGTCTTTTAGGGAAAATACTAGTAAGAATGCTACCCACTGGCAACATTTTAAGAGGAAAAATAGTTGAAACAGAATGTTATCTTGGCACTTTTGATGTAGCAAGTCATTCATACATGGgaaaaagaactgaaagaaaTGAAGCAATGTTTCTAGAACCTGGTACTGCGTATGTGTATTCAATATATGGCATgtacttttgttttaatatatccAGTCAGGGAGAAGGCTCTGCTGTACTAATACGTGCTATAGAACctttagaaaatattcatataatgaaAGATTTTCGCTTAACAAAACGTAAGAATTCTGATCTGAAACCTAAGACTGTTATGAAAGATAAAGAACTTTGTAATGGACCATCTAAATTGTGTTTAGCTTTTCAAATCACAAAAAGCTTCAATAAAATAGATCTTTGCACTTCAGAAGATTTATGGTTAGAGGATGGTTTAAGCATTCCCGATTGTGATATAATAGCTTGTAAAAGAATAGGTATTGAATCTGCTGGTGAAGAATGGGCAAATAAACCTCTTAGGTTCTATGTGAAAGATTGCATTTGGGTCAGTGTGAGAAATAAAGCAGCAGAAGAACTTCATTTGAAGGATatgtcatag
- the LOC129985136 gene encoding U2 small nuclear ribonucleoprotein A'-like yields MVKLTAELIQMSPQFINCIRDRQLNLRGYKIGQIENLGATLDQFDCIDLSDNDIRKLDGFPQLKRLKYVLINNNRVCRIGDNLQECLPNLDTIILTNNHIQELGDIDPLSTVKSLTSLSLIKNPVASKKHYRLYVIHKLPQLRLLDFRKIRMKEREESAKLFKGKKGKKLEKEIGKKSRTFVPGGNLPNTSPEKPSGPTVSDVEAIREAIKNATTLEEVERLKQMLKSGQIPRKDGGTTSQNQDEEEEEEMEMENSAN; encoded by the exons atggtGAAACTTACGGCAGAGCTAATTCAAATGAGCCCACAGTTCATCAACTGTATAAGAGATCGCCAGCTGAATTTGagag gtTACAAGATTGGACAAATAGAAAATCTTGGTGCAACTTTA GACCAATTTGATTGCATTGATTTATCAGATAATGATATAAGAAAACTGGATGGATTTCCTCAGCTGAAGCGACTAAAATACGtcttgataaataataatagagtttg tcgtATTGGAGATAATCTGCAAGAATGTCTTCCCAATCTTGATACTATCATTTTAACCAATAACCATATTCAAGAGCTGGGTGATATTGATCCATTGTCTACTGTAAAGTCTTTGACATCTCTAAG cttgATAAAGAATCCTGTTGCTTCTAAAAAACATTATAGGTTATATGTTATTCACAAATTGCCCCAACTTAGACTTTTGGATTTTCGCAAGATTCGTATGAAG gAAAGGGAAGAATCTGCGAAACTGttcaaaggaaaaaaaggaaagaaactagAAAAAGAAATTGGCAAAAAGAGTCGAACATTTGTTCCTGGTGGTAATCTTCCAAATACATCACCAGAGAAACCAAGTGGACCAACTGTTTCTGATGTTGAAGCAATTAGg GAGGCTATTAAAAATGCTACCACATTAGAAGAGGTTGAAAGATTAAAGCAGATGTTGAAATCTGGTCAAATTCCAAGAAAAGATGGTGGTACAACTTCTCAAaatcaag atGAGGAGGAGGAAGAAgaaatggaaatggaaaattCTGCCAATTAA
- the LOC129983587 gene encoding ice nucleation protein InaA-like — translation MLPVWCCLLVMVVAAHAAAPASSSSSSSSSSSSTKREDPSNPTGSASAGQPVYSPSASSGSYSSSAFDGSDSNGAYKAQQQSQGNLYYYYYPVQEKGQDNAYASSSTHNYATAPANGGNPYEGQDSSQTSYHTSGASDAYSSQDAAYANALNQLNQYGLGNGYSLGTGGMSASGLSAAANAFANYGGSPTGYAATGMAGNGYGNYPAGSAAVANYAPQGSTLAQYAAQLTGYGNQQYAGQGAMANSGYGVQGYGTPSRRYGLGSLIMPMLALAGLTMLVPTITSNLGSRNKRSTDAQSHPLSMLSEYKDRLERYYSLYRTAVEKEECMNRIICEFGSAVSDVKGKGAVVLVLEKLVPKHMRPKMNVFKAGALSPEIGKCKKMFKC, via the exons ATGCTTCCAGTTTGGTGTTGTCTATTGGTGATGGTAGTAGCCGCACATGCGGCTGCACCCGCCTCATCCTCTTCCTCGTCATCGTCTTCCTCTTCAAGTACAAAGAGAGAAGATCCATCCAATCCTACTGGAAGCGCTAGTGCTGGCCAACCAGTATATTCACCATCTGCTTCTTCAGGCAGCTACAGCAGCTCAGCTTTTGATGGCTCTGATTCAAACGGTGCCTATAAAGCCCAACAACAATCCCAAGGCAATCTTTACTACTACTATTACCCAGTACAAGAAAAGGGACAAGATAATGCTTATGCAAGTTCATCCACTCACAATTACGCCACAGCGCCAGCCAATGGAGGTAATCCTTATGAAGGACAAGATTCTTCCCAGACCAGCTACCATACATCAGGGGCTAGTGATGCTTACTCTTCTCAAGATGCCGCATATGCCAACGCTTTAAATCAACTCAACCAGTATGGACTCGGAAATGGCTATTCTTTGGGAACAGGTGGTATGAGCGCATCAGGTTTATCTGCAGCAGCTAATGCATTTGCAAACTACGGAGGATCTCCAACTGGCTATGCAGCTACTGGAATGGCAGGAAATGGTTATGGAAATTACCCAGCAGGAAGTGCTGCAGTAGCAAATTATGCCCCTCAAGGTTCAACTCTTGCCCAATATGCTGCCCAGTTAACTGGCTATGGTAATCAACAATATGCTGGACAAGGAGCAATGGCAAATTCAGGATATGGAGTTCAAGGATATGGCACCCCTAGCAGAAGATATGGTCTTGGAAGTCTGATCATGCCCATGTTGGCTTTGGCAGGTTTAACCATGTTAGTCCCCACCATCACTAGCAACTTGGGAAGCAGAAACAAGAGATCTACTGATGCACAAAGCCACCCATTGAGCATGCTCAGCGAGTACAAAGATAGGCTTGAAAGATATTATTCCTTATACAGAACCGCTGTTGAAAAAGAAGAATGCATGAATAGGATCATCTGTGAATTTGGCAGCGCTGTCAGTGATGTTAAAGGAAAAGGAGCAGTAGTTCT agTTCTTGAGAAATTGGTTCCAAAGCATATGCGAcccaaaatgaatgtttttaaggCCGGTGCCCTTTCACCTGAAATAGGGAAGTGCAAGAAAATGTTTAAGTGCTGA